CAACGCCACTTCCGCGATTCCAAGCTCGCCGAAATCGGCGGCGGCACGTCGGAGATCCTGCGCATCATCATCTCGCGAGAGATCACGAAGTGACGCCGGCGGCGGGCGATCATATCGGCACGCTCGCGGTGCATGCCGGCCATGCGCCGGAGGAGCATATGGGGGCCGCGGTGCCGCCGCTCTACCAGAGCGTGACCTTCGTCGCCGCCGACAGCGATACGCTGGAAGAGATCAACGAGGGGCGCCGGCGCGGCTACGTCTACAGCCGCATCCGGAACCCGACCGTTCTGGCCGCCGAACAGCGGCTGGCGGCGCTGGAAGGCGCGCAGTCGGCCGTGCTCTTCGCCTCCGGCATGGCCGCAGTCGCCGGCGCGCTCGATCCGTTTCTGACATCCGGGGACGAACTGGTCGCCCTGCCCGACATCTACGGCGGGACGCTGCGCTATTTCACCGAGATCCTGCCACAGCGCGGGATCGTCGTGCGTTGGGCGAAGTCGATCTATGCCGCGGATGTCGCCGCCTGCATCGGCCCGAAAACGAAGATCATCTACGCCGAGACGCCGACGAACCCGCTCGTGCGCATTGTCGACCTCCCGGCCCTCGCAGAATTGGCCGCGCAATCGTCTGCGATGCTCGTCGTCGACGGCACGCTGGGCGGGCCGCTGAACCAGAAGCCGCTGGACCTGGGAGTGAATCTCCTCGTCCATTCCGGCTCCAAATATCTGAACGGCCACAGCGACGTTCTGGCCGGCGCAGTCGTTGGATCGCGTGACCTGACACGCAAGGTCCGCTCCGCCCAGCAGGCGAGCGGTGCGATCATGGATCCCCACGCTGCCTGGCTTCTGATGCGCGGCATGGCGACCTACGAGCTGCGGATGCAGCGTCACAACGCCAGCGGAATGGAAATCGCCGGCTTCCTGGAAGGGCACAAGGCGGTCCGCAAAGTCCATTTTCCCGGCCTCGCCTCGCATCCAGATCACCAGCTGGCGCGGCGCCAGATGTCCGGCTTCGGCGGGCTGATCTCCTTCGAGGTCGAAGACGAGCGGCTGGCGCGGCAGGTCGTCGACCGCACGCGCCTGTTTGGCATCGGACCCAGCATCGGCGGCATAGAGAGCCTGATCAGCCAGCCGGGAAACACCTCGCATCATTCGGTACCGCCGCAGCGGCGGCTTGAAATGGGGATCACGCCCGGCCTCGTTCGCATCTCTGTCGGAATAGAGGACGCACGAGACCTGATCGCGGATCTCGCCCAGGCGCTGGAGGCTTCACGATGAACGATCTGGTCATTGCGAACGGTCTGGTGGTCCTGCCCGAAGGACCGCGGAAAGCCGATGTGATCATCTCCGGCGAGATGATCGCGGGCATCGCGGAGCCAGGCACCGGCCGCGGAGAGCGTGTCGTCGATGCGGGCGGCAGGATCGTGTTGCCGGCCGGCGTCGATCCCCACGTCCATCTGCTTGTCGGCTTCATGGGCCAGCGCAGCGTCTACGACTTCGAATCGGGCGGCATCGCCGCGCTGCGCGGCGGCACTACGGCGATCGTCGACTTCGCGTTGCAGCGGCGCGGCGGCTCGATCCTGAAAGGCTTCCACTACCGCCGCAAGCAGGCCGACGAGTTCGTGACGCTCGACTACGGACTGCACCAGATCATCACCGACGTGAACAAGGACAGCCTTGCCGAACTGGCGCAGTTGCGCGCGGACGGTGTCGCGTCGCTCAAGGTCTACATGATCTACGAGGACGACGGGCTGAAGCTGGAGGATGGCCAGCTTCACGCGCTGATGCAGCAGGCGGCGAAGGACGACCTGATGCTCGTCCTCCATGCCGAGAACGCGGGCATCATCGAGCGCCTGCGCGCCGAAGCGGTCGCCGCCGGCCACACGCATCCGCGCTGGCACGCCCTCACGCGCCCGCCGATCACCGAGGTGGAGGCGATCCAGCGCGCCATCCTGTTCTCCGAGGATACCGGCTGCGGCGTCCATATCCTGCACCTGGTGGCAAAGGGCGGCCTGCCGCTGATCGAGGCGGCGCGGCGGCGCGGCCTGCCGGTGACGGCCGAGACATGCACACACTATCTGGCGCTCGATGAAAGCGCGCTGGAGCGCGACAATCCGCACGAATACGTCATGAGCCCGCCGCTGCGCTCGCCCGACAATCAAGCCGCACTCTGGGAGGCGCTCAAGTCGGGCGTGCTGTCCGCCGTGACCTCGGACGAGGTGTCCTATTCGGCCGCGGCCAAGGCGATGGGGGCCGGGTCCTTCGCCACGATCGCCAACGGCTGCACGGGCATAGAGGCGCGGCTGCCGGTGCTCTACACGCTGGGCGTCGCGCAAGGGCGGCTTTCGCTGCAGCGCTTCGCCGAACTCTTCTCCACCTGGCCCGCCGACATTTTCGGCTTCGGCGACCGCAAGGGCCGCATTGCGCCCGGCTATGACGCCGACCTGGTCGTCATCGACCCCGAGACCCGCCGCACGATGGGCAGGCACAGCGACTACGGCGACATCGGCTACAATCCTTACGAGGGCATGGAACTCACCGGCTGGGCGCGCCAGACCATCTATCGCGGCAAGGTCGTGGTCGAGGACGGCAAGTTCCTCGGCACGCGGGGCCAGGGACGTTTCCTGAAACGCGGCGCGCCGCGCCGGCCGCACATCGCTCCCGACGGCGGAGCAGCGGCCTGATGAGCACCCTGCCTGCCGACGTCAGCGCTGCCCTGCGCGCCGACTTCGACGCTGTCGCTGCGATCGGCCGGGATCCGGCGGGCGGCTGGACGAGGTCGGCCTACGGCGATCACGAATGCGAAGCGCATCGCTGGTTTGCTGCGACCGCGGAAGCCGCAGGCCTTGCGGTGCGGCAGGACGCCTTCGGCAACTCCATCGCGCGCCGCGAAGGTCGCCCCGGCGCACCGGCCATCGCCATCGGCTCGCATCTCGACACGGTGACGCACGGCGGTCTTTTCGACGGCGCGCTGGGCGTGCTCGCCGGCCTGGAGATCGCGCGCCGGGTCGCGCCGGGGCCGGAAGATCTCGCACTCGAGATCATCGCCTTCCGCGACGAGGAAGGCCGCTTCGGCGCCCTGACCGGCAGTCGGGCGATGGCCGGCGATCTGCCGCACGACGCCCTTTCGATGCGCGATGCCGATGGGACCGGTCTGCGGAGCGCGATGCGGGAGGCGGGCTTTCCGGTTGAATCCGCCTTGGTCGCCAAACGTAACCTGTCGGAGATCGCGGCCTATCTCGAACTGCACATCGAGCAGGGACCGGTTCTGGAGGCGGGCGGTGAGAGCGTCGGCATCGTCACCGCGATCGCCGGGCAGAAGCGCCTGGCGATCCGCTTCACTGGCACGGCCGGTCACGCCGGCACGACGCCGATGGAGCTTCGCCACGATGCGTTCGCTGCTGCGGCGGAATTCGCCGTCGGCTTCCGCGACATGATCGTAGAGGAAGGCCAAGGCACCGCGCGCGGCACGATCGGCATCGTCAAGACGAGCCCCAATCAGGGCAACGTGATTCCGGGCGAGGTGCGGATCGGTCTCGAAATCCGCGATGCGTCAGCCGCGCTTCTTGCCCATCTGGCCGAGCGCACCGCCGCGCTCGCGACCGAGGCGGGAGCGCGGCACGGCGTCGAAGCCGGCCACCGCGTCGTCTACGAGGCGGCCCCGGTGCCGATGGCCCCCCAGCTGATGGACCTGCTGGAGGGACAGGCCCGCGCGCTCGCCATACCGTGCCGCCGCCTGCTTTCGGGCGCGAACCACGATGCCGGCATCCTCGGCGCGCACATTCCGGCCGCCATGCTCTTCGTCCCTTCGCGCGGCGGCGTCAGCCACACGCCGGACGAGCATACCGATTGGCACCACATCGAGGCGGCCGTCGCCGTGCTCGAGCACGGCGTGCGCCTGCTGGTTTCGCCGCACAGGTCCAGATGAGCCTCCCCCGCATGACCGACGCAAGCCCCTCATCTCCGTTCTGGCCGCCCGGCCTGGACTTCCATCTCCCGGTTGCACCCGGGAACGCGTTTCATAACCTGCTCAATGCCGCCCGGCGCGATCCATCGCACCCTGCCCTGCTGTACTACGGCGCCGTCACCAGCTACGGGAAGCTGCTCGCCGATGCGGAAGCGCTTGCCGGCTACCTCCAGAACCGCTGCGGCGTGCGCAAGGGCGACCGCGTGCTGATCGACATGCAGAACTGCCCGCAGTTCGTCACCGCCTTCCAGGCCGTGCTGCGCGCGGATGCAGTCGTCGTGCCGGTCAATCCGATGAACATGGCGGCCGAACTCGAGCACTACATCGCCGACAGCGGCGCTTCCGTCGCCATCATCGGCGACGAGCTCGTCGAGCGCTTCGCCTCGCTGGCCAACCTGCCCGAGCATGTGATCGTCGCGCGTTATGCGGACGCCGCACCCGTGGAGTGCAAGTAC
The Mesorhizobium australicum genome window above contains:
- a CDS encoding trans-sulfuration enzyme family protein; amino-acid sequence: MTPAAGDHIGTLAVHAGHAPEEHMGAAVPPLYQSVTFVAADSDTLEEINEGRRRGYVYSRIRNPTVLAAEQRLAALEGAQSAVLFASGMAAVAGALDPFLTSGDELVALPDIYGGTLRYFTEILPQRGIVVRWAKSIYAADVAACIGPKTKIIYAETPTNPLVRIVDLPALAELAAQSSAMLVVDGTLGGPLNQKPLDLGVNLLVHSGSKYLNGHSDVLAGAVVGSRDLTRKVRSAQQASGAIMDPHAAWLLMRGMATYELRMQRHNASGMEIAGFLEGHKAVRKVHFPGLASHPDHQLARRQMSGFGGLISFEVEDERLARQVVDRTRLFGIGPSIGGIESLISQPGNTSHHSVPPQRRLEMGITPGLVRISVGIEDARDLIADLAQALEASR
- the hydA gene encoding dihydropyrimidinase; this translates as MNDLVIANGLVVLPEGPRKADVIISGEMIAGIAEPGTGRGERVVDAGGRIVLPAGVDPHVHLLVGFMGQRSVYDFESGGIAALRGGTTAIVDFALQRRGGSILKGFHYRRKQADEFVTLDYGLHQIITDVNKDSLAELAQLRADGVASLKVYMIYEDDGLKLEDGQLHALMQQAAKDDLMLVLHAENAGIIERLRAEAVAAGHTHPRWHALTRPPITEVEAIQRAILFSEDTGCGVHILHLVAKGGLPLIEAARRRGLPVTAETCTHYLALDESALERDNPHEYVMSPPLRSPDNQAALWEALKSGVLSAVTSDEVSYSAAAKAMGAGSFATIANGCTGIEARLPVLYTLGVAQGRLSLQRFAELFSTWPADIFGFGDRKGRIAPGYDADLVVIDPETRRTMGRHSDYGDIGYNPYEGMELTGWARQTIYRGKVVVEDGKFLGTRGQGRFLKRGAPRRPHIAPDGGAAA
- a CDS encoding Zn-dependent hydrolase, whose amino-acid sequence is MSTLPADVSAALRADFDAVAAIGRDPAGGWTRSAYGDHECEAHRWFAATAEAAGLAVRQDAFGNSIARREGRPGAPAIAIGSHLDTVTHGGLFDGALGVLAGLEIARRVAPGPEDLALEIIAFRDEEGRFGALTGSRAMAGDLPHDALSMRDADGTGLRSAMREAGFPVESALVAKRNLSEIAAYLELHIEQGPVLEAGGESVGIVTAIAGQKRLAIRFTGTAGHAGTTPMELRHDAFAAAAEFAVGFRDMIVEEGQGTARGTIGIVKTSPNQGNVIPGEVRIGLEIRDASAALLAHLAERTAALATEAGARHGVEAGHRVVYEAAPVPMAPQLMDLLEGQARALAIPCRRLLSGANHDAGILGAHIPAAMLFVPSRGGVSHTPDEHTDWHHIEAAVAVLEHGVRLLVSPHRSR